The following are encoded together in the Trichomycterus rosablanca isolate fTriRos1 chromosome 19, fTriRos1.hap1, whole genome shotgun sequence genome:
- the cd63 gene encoding CD63 antigen encodes MALDGGMKCVKFLLFFFNFIFWLCGLALIVVGILALTSIKSIPALSGSSAPVVIIVVGVVIFFIAFFGCCGAWKENHCMVSTFAVLLSIIILVEIGTAIAAYIYKDKLPKLVDEGLMPMIRDYNTNKEFQAEVDNLQKELHCCGLKNSTDWKNYTTDSITVPDSCCRNITKNCGVKAMNDNTKIYTQGCSSVIEEALRKNIIWVGIAVLVIAFIEIMGVVFACVLMRGLRKGYEVM; translated from the exons ATGGCTTTGGACGGTGGAATGAAATGTGTGAAGTTTCTGCTTTTCTTCTTCAACTTCATTTTCTGG CTGTGCGGTCTGGCGCTCATTGTGGTGGGAATTTTGGCGCTGACATCCATCAAGAGCATTCCAGCGCTGTCCGGCTCTTCGGCCCCGGTCGTGATCATCGTGGTGGGCGTGGTCATTTTCTTCATCGCCTTCTTCGGCTGCTGCGGAGCCTGGAAGGAGAACCACTGCATGGTGTCCACG TTCGCTGTCCTGCTCTCCATCATCATCCTGGTTGAAATCGGAACAGCCATCGCtgcttacatctacaaggacaAG CTTCCAAAACTTGTGGACGAAGGACTCATGCCAATGATCAGAGACTACAATACTAATAAGGAATTTCAGGCGGAAGTGGACAATCTACAGAAGGAG CTGCACTGCTGTGGACTGAAGAACTCCACCGACTGGAAGAATTACACTACAGACAGCATCACCGTCCCCGACTCCTGCTGCAGGAACATCACCAAGAACTGTGGAGTCAAAGCCATGAACGACAACACAAAGATCTACACACAG GGTTGTAGCTCTGTTATTGAGGAGGCCCTGAGGAAAAATATTATCTGGGTTGGAATAGCGGTTCTGGTTATCGCCTTCATCGAG ATCATGGGTGTGGTGTTCGCCTGTGTGCTGATGAGAGGGCTTCGCAAAGGCTACGAGGTCATGTGA
- the tpx2 gene encoding targeting protein for Xklp2, protein MEVQQLGDSADPYSFDAPSYVMHDFGLDSEDNADQWFDIMVTPTNGEMEQLATPMRVPKPFDGTHNEDLPKAVVSPMVQAPATASSSDKDSSAPAHPSNIVTSWGNSQPTVAPGQAHKKNVPAQPRRVSKRVVVKTDKPQGPSTPPVKKKRRSSTGTRPARRSATTTAARSSIRLKHKTPAPVAVTSASTSASNQHKSTEQQEMERIEALQKEVAEQRKRNEASYKAALAGSHPPKKQVLSTTIPKEFHFRSDNRVKNHTDAEASYKETNFTSQLRKHPSSPLKGHKGTTIPKPFNLSTGNKRKLEDTDSSSYVSMAEQIEQFQKRTPTRYHLRSRQSQERGPSPVKTEKPKITHPHTPQLMTRQRSRPALVKSTAEIEAEEVEKMQHFKFKALELNRKILDAALPPKKPAPKETTRPEGFQLEVEKRLQERHATKKASEPEDYSFHSRPLPTRILEEVVGVPEKKVLNPTVPESPAFALKNRIRVERKIEEVKPPAPLKALPVPHYVPFQPKPVVKNHVEVCPFSFEQREQERKVQKEKRLEELRNEEVPKFKARPLPDFHDVNLPEKKVPEPTKTAPFRLMVDERGSVKSERWEQMVKEELKQQTEAASFKARPNAVAHKEPFVPRKENRSILVNTTHSAVPEGFQLSTERRAKERLEFERALKEKEALRAQMEEQQAREQEEHDKEELSRLRHEQVHKAQPVRRYKPIELKHSETTLTVPQSPKFSDRFRL, encoded by the exons ATGGAGGTGCAGCAGCTCGGAGACTCTGCAGATCCATACTCATTTGACGCTCCATCTTACGTAATGCATGATTTTGGTTTAGACTCTGAGGATAATGCAGATCAATGGTTTG ACATAATGGTTACTCCCACAAATGGTGAAATGGAGCAGCTTGCAACACCCATGAGGGTCCCAAAGCCTTTTGATGGGACACACAATGAGGATTTGCCAAAAGCTGTAGTCTCACCCATGGTTCAAGCCCCGGCAACTG cTTCATCTTCAGATAAGGACAGTTCTGCCCCTGCACACCCTTCTAACATTGTGACTTCATGGGGTAACAGCCAACCAACAGTTGCTCCTGGCCAGGCTCACAAAAAGAATGTTCCAGCACAGCCCCGCAG ggTTTCAAAACGTGTTGTGGTCAAGACTGACAAACCCCAAGGTCCTTCAACACCACCAGTAAAGAAAAAGAGAAG GAGCTCGACAGGCACAAGGCCCGCTCGCCGCAGTGCTACTACTACCGCCGCCCGCAGCAGCATCAGACTAAAGCATAAAACACCCGCGCCCGTAGCTGTTACATCTGCGTCCACTTCAGCTTCGAACCA ACACAAGAGCACAGAGCAGCAGGAGATGGAGCGCATCGAGGCTCTGCAGAAGGAGGTGGCCGAGCAGCGCAAGAGGAATGAAGCCAGCTACAAAGCTGCACTGGCAGGAA GTCATCCTCCGAAGAAGCAGGTGCTGTCCACCACCATTCCCAAAGAGTTCCATTTCCGCTCAGACAACAGAGTGAAAAACCACACAGATGCTGAGGCTTCTTACAAAGAGACCAACTTTACTTCTCAACTCCGCAAGCACCCTTCCTCGCCT CTGAAGGGACATAAAGGCACCACAATCCCCAAGCCCTTCAACCTCTCCACGGGCAACAAGAGGAAGCTGGAGGACACCGATTCTTCTTCTTATGTGTCTATGGCTGAGCAGATCGAACAGTTTCAGAAGCGCACGCCGACCCGCTATCACCTGCGCAGCCGACAAAGTCAAGagagag GTCCTTCACCAGTAAAGACTGAAAAGCCAAAGATCACTCACCCTCACACTCCTCAGCTGATGACACGCCAAAGGAGCCGACCAGCCCTGGTGAAGAGCACGGCAGAGATCGAGGCTGAAGAAGTGGAGAAAATGCAGCA cTTTAAGTTTAAAGCTCTAGAGCTTAACCGCAAGATCCTCGATGCTGCCCTGCCTCCGAAGAAACCAGCTCCCAAGGAAACCACTCGACCAGAGGGCTTTCAGCTGGAGGTGGAAAAACGACTGCAGGAGCGACACGCCACCAAGAAAGCATCCGAGCCTGAAGATTACAGCTTCCACTCCAGACCCTTACCAACACGCATCCTGGAAGAAGTAGTA GGAGTCCCAGAGAAGAAAGTGTTGAATCCCACTGTCCCTGAATCGCCTGCATTTGCACTCAAAAATCGTATTCGTGTGGAACGCAAGATAGAAGAG GTGAAGCCACCGGCTCCATTGAAGGCACTTCCTGTGCCCCACTACGTACCCTTCCAGCCCAAACCTGTTGTGAAGAATCACGTTGAAGTGTGTCCCTTCTCGTTCGAGCAGCGTGAGCAGGAGCGCAAAGTCCAGAAAGAGAAGCGCCTGGAGGAGCTGAGAAATGAAGAG GTTCCAAAGTTCAAGGCTCGACCACTTCCTGACTTCCACGATGTGAATCTTCCGGAGAAGAAAGTACCTGAACCTACCAAAACTGCTCCCTTCAGGCTGATGGTGGATGAACGTGGATCTGTGAAAAGTGAACGCTGGGAGCAAATG GTAAAAGAAGAGCTGAAGCAGCAGACTGAGGCAGCGAGCTTTAAGGCGAGACCTAATGCCGTCGCACACAAGGAGCCTTTTGTGCCCAGGAAGGAAAACCGCTCGATCTTGG TCAATACCACCCATTCTGCAGTTCCCGAGGGTTTCCAGCTGTCGACGGAGCGGCGGGCGAAAGAACGGCTGGAGTTCGAGCGAGCGCTAAAGGAGAAGGAGGCGCTGAGGGCACAAATGGAGGAGCAGCAAGCCAGAGAGCAAGAGGAGCACGACAAGGAAGAGCTCTCTAGGTTACGACATGAACAG GTGCATAAAGCCCAGCCCGTCAGACGCTACAAGCCGATAGAGCTGAAGCACAGCGAGACCACTCTCACCGTGCCTCAGTCACCAAAGTTCTCCGACCGCTTCCGTCTCTAA
- the mylk2 gene encoding myosin light chain kinase 2, skeletal/cardiac muscle has product MDDMQRKLDQLLVRSSGGGCPMCGLCTQHSSQLLAQTKLLEALERKVTELRTAVEQLAQGLDDKMSVPLVALQRRKSLPVRTSVEEVYVHLDRLRDQKISQHTLNVPCGKGQAAVVTSTSSTHPKFNVTKFTAPASSTQLQKTKLGISVASQSVEGSLSKPSSQTSTHDTKSPQLNGTITKPVTSGDETLPLKTGLTTSVTQIPSSPPASSVIQGVPAGHNPPKVQGTGVPQSTSQSLAKPITNSQTKNSTLSPPKTLASPKTSAATPFLKQVYSCPDSLQSLQGPIGKAVGKSGTSSAGAAYPGSLTSAGIQIKISPATEKCTAQTKTSPKTCFKIIDDISPQPAPFPHRCVSLRSSPSCDFSIHTRDVLGGGRFGKVHKCTDIKSGLRLAAKILSGRSAKEKEMAVNEIEVMNQLNHPNILQLFDAFESKNQVVLILEYVEGGELLERIVDESCPLTEVDAMVYVKQICEGVQYMHHMYVLHLDLKPENILCVNRTSHQIKIIDFGLARRYKPREKLKVSFGTPEFLAPEVVNFDFVSFPTDMWTLGVVTYMLLSGLSPFLGDDDSETLNNVLTVNWYFDEETFEHVSDEAKDFVSNLLIRERSGRLSAAQCLKHPWLNNISEKAKRSNIVLKSQVLLRKYMARRLWKKNYIAIAAANRFKKIGSSGSLTSLGV; this is encoded by the exons ATGGATGACATGCAGCGTAAACTAGATCAGCTTTTAGTGCGCAGCTCTGGAGGAGGCTGTCCCATGTGTGGGCTCTGTACCCAACACAGCAGCCAGCTTTTGGCTCAGACAAAGCTGCTGGAGGCTCTGGAGAGGAAAGTGACTGAGCTGAGAACAGCGGTGGAGCAGTTGGCCCAAG GTCTAGATGATAAAATGTCTGTGCCATTAGTGGCTCTGCAGAGGAGAAAATCTTTGCCAGTACGGACATCAGTG GAAGAAGTCTATGTGCACTTGGATCGACTCAGGGATCAAAAAATTAGCCAGCACACCCTTAACGTGCCCTGTGGGAAAGGTCAGGCAG CTGTGGTCACTTCCACATCCAGTACTCATCCAAAGTTTAATGTAACAAAGTTCACAGCACCAGCATCATCAACCCAGCTTCAAAAGACAAAACTGGGTATTTCTGTAGCATCACAAAGTGTAGAAGGGTCTTTATCCAAACCATCATCGCAAACATCAACACATGATACAAAATCACCCCAGCTTAATGGTACCATCACAAAACCAGTAACATCAGGAGACGAAACGCTACCACTTAAAACTGGACTCACAACTTCTGTCACCCAAATTCCCAGCTCTCCACCAGCATCATCTGTAATACAGGGTGTACCGGCAGGGCATAACCCTCCAAAAGTACAGGGCACTGGTGTTCCACAGTCAACATCACAAAGCTTAGCAAAGCCAATAACAAACTCACAGACAAAAAATTCAACATTATCACCCCCAAAAACACTTGCTTCTCCCAAAACGTCAGCAGCAACCCCTTTCCTCAAGCAAGTATACAGTTGTCCAGACTCCCTACAAAG TCTCCAAGGCCCCATAGGAAAGGCTGTGGGAAAGTCTGGTACCTCTTCAGCAGGAGCTGCGTACCCTGGATCGCTGACATCTGCAGGAATACAGATTAAAATAAGTCCAGCTACAGAGAAATGCACAGCACAGACCAAAACATCACCTAAAACCTGCTTCAAAATAATAG ATGACATTTCTCCTCAGCCGGCTCCTTTTCCTCATCGATGTGTATCTCTGAGGTCAAGTCCATCCTGCGACTTCAGCATCCATACCAGAGACGTGCTGGGAGG TGGACGTTTTGGCAAAGTGCACAAATGCACAGACATTAAATCTGGACTCAGACTTGCAGCAAAGATCCTGAGTGGAAGAAGTGCTAAAGAGAAG GAAATGGCAGTGAATGAGATCGAGGTGATGAACCAGCTGAACCATCCAAACATCCTGCAGCTTTTTGATGCCTTCGAGAGCAAAAATCAAGTGGTGCTGATCCTGGAGTA TGTGGAGGGAGGGGAGCTGTTGGAGAGGATAGTGGATGAGAGCTGTCCCCTGACTGAAGTGGATGCTATGGTATATGTGAAGCAGATTTGTGAGGGAGTGCAGTACATGCACCACATGTATGTCCTTCACCTGGATCTAAAG CCAGAGAACATCCTCTGTGTCAATCGAACAAGCCATCAGATCAAGATTATTGACTTTGGACTCGCCAGAAG ATATAAACCACGAGAGAAGCTCAAAGTTTCATTTGGGACACCAGAGTTTCTGGCTCCAGAGGTGGTGAACTTTGACTTTGTTTCCTTCCCGACAGACATGTGGACTCTAGGAGTTGTAACATACATGCT TTTAAGTGGTCTATCTCCATTCCTGGGTGATGATGACAGCGAGACCCTGAACAATGTGCTGACTGTCAACTG GTATTTTGATGAAGAGACATTCGAGCATGTCTCTGATGAGGCCAAAGACTTTGTCTCTAATCTGCTTATCAGAGAAAGAAG TGGGCGTCTCAGTGCTGCTCAGTGTCTTAAGCATCCATGGCTGAACAACATCTCAGAGAAAGCAAAGCGGAGTAACATTGTTCTGAAGTCACAGGTTCTTCTCAGAAAATACATGGCCAGACGATTATGGAAG AAAAACTACATTGCAATAGCAGCAGCCAACAGGTTTAAGAAGATTGGCAGTTCAGGATCCCTCACTTCGCTGGGAGTTTAA